In one window of Mytilus galloprovincialis chromosome 6, xbMytGall1.hap1.1, whole genome shotgun sequence DNA:
- the LOC143078478 gene encoding uncharacterized protein LOC143078478, whose product MNMDFSGYFDICELGKSKRTQRRQQQNYFKTISNSIKESSYLKPNFLPIENNDDSLSEKLQEPLYPGCRTTLLDSLFRHFINFSANNGMSKTALSMCLKNEKTVLPTPNCLPESYKEAYQMIKPMIIETKRYDACVNDCLLFCKTSDNDHSLDRECTKCGEPRYKAESLSARKTFTYMPIGPRLSRIFGSDNICKILYSRQDLCNGKLTDITDGKIYKSWYEDGGVFQDMEESCTVPLALFCDGLNPHKSMATQKSMWPLILTWLNLPVNVRNILGPMMLVGIVPGTKTEEPKNLDPYLDLLVDELLELTECTMFNAYRGAPTSVRIALLHYMCDIPAFSKILHVSSQAALRGCPYCKEEGFYCKSLHKVVHINNRAFLPENHLLRKEKNDFAIKGEDRASKPESYTKEEELEIRNSYDQLPNQNRKSLLQKKTGLKGKYSFMRLPYHNRQEQMQPDGMHTIADVIGNLFGLITGKDDGKKVRSGEEEFQRFKDSWNSRTIINDEETVVGSNKRKSNTEDGKKAKKARVESMTAENELPPAPWRLDRSSVKIADQRAMSLVYPTGYDYHPDQHFSKPWTLRTMHGKHQFVTSGAALWCLRGLLPSKQETTLGKLFNVIELLTSESYHENELEFINESTSEAVSLVERDFPIALQV is encoded by the exons ATGAATATGGATTTTTCTGGTTATTTTGATATATGTG AACTTGGGAAAAGTAAAAGGACTCAAAGAAGACAACAACAGAATTATTTTAAAACCATCAGTAATTCAATCAAGGAATCTTCATATCTGAAGCCAAACTTTTTACCGATAGAGAATAATGATGATTCACTTAGCGAAAAACTTCAAGAACCACTATATCCAGGTTGTCGTACAACACTACTTGACTCCTTGTTTAGACACTTCATAAACTTCAGCGCTAACAATGGAATGTCAAAAACAGCACTGAGCATGTGCCTAAAAAATGAGAAGACAGTATTACCAACTCCCAACTGCCTCCCTGAATCTTATAAGGAAgcatatcaaatgataaaaccgATGATTATAGAAACAAAAAGATATGATGCATGTGTCAATGACTGCTTACTTTTCTGCAAAACAAGTGACAATGACCACTCATTAGACAGAGAATGTACAAAATGTGGAGAGCCAAGATACAAAGCAGAGTCTTTAAGTGCACGAAAAACTTTTACGTATATGCCTATTGGACCAAGACTTTCAAGGATTTTTGGAAGTGACAATATATGTAAGATTCTTTATTCCAGACAAGATCTTTGCAATGGAAAGTTAACTGACATAACTGATGGAAAGATATATAAATCTTGGTATGAAGATGGAGGAGTCTTTCAGGACATGGAGGAAAGCTGTACAGTTCCATTGGCACTTTTTTGTGATGGGCTTAATCCTCACAAAAGTATGGCAACTCAGAAGTCGATGTGGCCATTAATCCTCACCTGGCTCAATTTGCCTGTAAATGTCCGAAATATTTTAGGACCAATGATGTTGGTTGGCATTGTTCCAGGTACAAAGACAGAAGAGCCAAAAAACCTCGATCCATATTTGGACCTTTTAGTAGATGAATTGCTAGAACTGACAGAGTGCACAATGTTTAATGCCTACAGAGGAGCCCCTACATCAGTCCGAATAGCACTCCTGCATTACATGTGTGACATTCCCGCATTCAGCAAGATTTTACATGTTTCAAGCCAGGCTGCACTCCGTGGATGTCCTTATTGTAAGGAAGAAGGATTCTATTGTAAGTCTTTACACAAAGTGGTTCATATCAACAATAGAGCTTTTTTACCAGAAAATCATCTattgagaaaagaaaagaatgattTTGCTATCAAAGGTGAGGACAGAGCAAGTAAACCCGAGTCTTATACAAAAGAAGAAGAATTAGAAATCAGAAACAGCTATGATCAACTTccaaatcaaaacagaaaatctcttttacagaaaaaaacaggacTGAAAGGAAAATATAGCTTCATGAGACTGCCTTACCATAATCGTCAAGAACAAATGCAACCTGACGGTATGCACACCATTGCAGATGTAATTGGCAATCTCTTTGGCCTCATAACAGGAAAAGATGATGGGAAAAAGGTACGAAGTGGAGAAGAAGAGTTTCAACGATTTAAGGATTCATGGAACAGCAGAACCATCATCAATGACGAGGAAACAGTTGTAGGaagcaacaaaagaaaatcaaatacaGAAGACGGGAAAAAAGCTAAAAAAGCAAGAGTAGAATCAATGACAGCAGAAAATGAACTACCCCCAGCTCCATGGAGACTTGATAGATCAAGTGTTAAAATTGCTGATCAAAGAGCCATGTCATTGGTGTATCCAACAGGATATGACTACCACCCAGACCAGCATTTTTCAAAGCCATGGACACTGAGGACTATGCATGGAAAACATCAG TTTGTAACCAGTGGAGCTGCACTTTGGTGTCTACGAGGACTATTGCCCAGTAAACAAGAGACAACATTAGGGAAGCTTTTTAATGTGATTGAGTTGCTGACCAGTGAATCTTATCATGAAAACGAATTGGAATTCATTAATGAATCTACAAGTGAAGCTGTTTCATTGGTGGAAAGAGATTTCCCTATTGCATTACAGGTATGA
- the LOC143079536 gene encoding uncharacterized protein LOC143079536: MFPEIRSSPKTNKKLNRAIRRSKVNRQYYGNLKQRAETQGQTVRQMLNKTKRLESTCPLDDQTSTDLVTIDHDREPEFNQQDDSDTNNTDLEANTPVEANKTAGANITIRAEILHKSNDTDHHDHIIYEATPIQDLDAAKPTDEISTVPTEEKSTVPTDEISTAPTDDISTVPTDEISTVPTEEKSTVPTDEIPADEAWEKKLIHYCQHF, encoded by the exons ATGTTTCCAGAGATACGCTCATCACCAAAAACCAACAAAAAGTTAAACCGTGCTATTAGAAGGTCAAAAGTCAACAGACAATACTATGGTAACCTCAA GCAAAGAGCTGAAACACAGGGACAAACAGTGCGTCAGATGCTTAATAAGACAAAAAG actTGAATCAACTTGTCCCCTTGATGACCAAACAAGCACAGACCTGGTGACAATCGATCATGACCGAGAACCAGAATTCAACCAGCAAGATGATTCTGATACCAACAACACAGACCTTGAAGCCAACACACCGGTTGAAGCAAACAAAACTGCTGGAGCCAACATAACAATTAGAGCAGAAATTCTTCACAAGTCCAATGATAcagatcatcatgatcatataatATATGAAGCAACACCCATTCAAGACTTAGATGCTGCAAAGCCAACTGATGAAATATCAACTGTTCCAACTGAAGAAAAATCAACTGTTCCAACTGATGAAATATCAACTGCTCCAACTGACGATATATCAACTGTTCCAACTGACGAAATATCAACTGTTCCAACTGAGGAAAAATCAACTGTTCCAACTGATGAGATACCAGCCGATGAAGCTTGGGAAAAAAAACTGATCCATTATTgtcaacatttttaa